In Nitrosomonas ureae, the sequence TTGGATTCCGGCACTGAAAAGAGCCGGTATAAAATACCGCAACCCTTACCAAACCCGCCACACTTTCGCTTCAACATTACTTTCAAGAGGTGAAAAACCTCTCTGGGTAGCCCAACAAATGGGGCACAAAGATTGGAGTATGATCATCAAAGTTTATGGAAGATGGATTCCTCAAATATAGGATATGTTCATAACCTTCATGAACTGAGTTTTATTTTTTTGGAAATTTACTTTTTAAATAAATATATTCAAATTTATATCTAATATAACCAAACTATTTAATATATTACGGCAAGAAGTTAATATCTCTAACCACCTGATTAATCACATAAATATAAAACTAGGTGCCTGTTACATTAGAATCATATATTGATTTTACATCTTTTCCCACCTCAAAAACGGCTGCTATTATCATATCGGGTTTAGTAGAATAAGCTGCTACAGCCAACATAACTAAGTCTGCAACCAAATCTACAAACACAGCAATTTGTTCTATTGTTTGAATTTGATTATTAGCTGTTTCAACCAGTTCAATTAATTCGTTTTGAGAGACTTGTAACCCTCCTACTATGAGTTTCAAAGCATTTGTGTACAAACTATTAGCATATTGACGTAAACCTATTTCATATTGAAAAATTGTTTGGGCTTGATTTTGATCAACTTCTTTGTTGTTAATCGCACTCAATAATCGCGCATGAATTGAATCAGCACAGCGTGAGATAGCGGAAGCAAATTCTATTATTTCTTGTGGATTCGTAAGAGCCATAATTTCCTCTTAATTAATGTTAATTATCGCGCAAAGTTTGAAGATTATCTTTTATAATTTTTATATCTTTAGCAAATTTTGAAATAATTTCTCTAACCTCATCGCTTGTCAGCTTTTGGGTATTTTCATGAAGTTTAGTGTGGCCTTCTGCAATTCTTTTAATACCATTTAATGCAATTTCGTATTTCTGATCCATATTTTCATATTCATTCTTTTTAGCTTTAAATTGCTCCCTAGCTAAAATCATAAGTTGTCTGTCCTTACTATTATCGATAAACTTATCCTCAATTACATATGAACCTAAAACCTCCATTTTTTCATTTTCATGGACACCCTTATAAGCAATGACAATATTTTTCATTCCGTCTAAAGCTGTTTGAATATGCATATCTCCTTCCATAATCATGGACTTAACTGCATAATTTTGATATGCAGAAGTTATCCATTTAGTAATTAACAGAGCAAGATTCGAAATAGCTTCAACATGCTTCTCTTCAATTCCTAAATGCGGGTATTTTTTGATTGAACCGGACATTGAACTAACTTCCTTAGAAATATCAAAAGATTCTGATTTTGCTAAAATAGCAAGGGTTTGCATATATGTAGACACAGTTTCATGGACTTTTAATAAATCTGCATAAGCTTCGTGACGACGAACATCCTCATATTTTGCAACTTTTATAAACTTATCACGATCTTCATTATCACATTTCGCGTTAGTACAAATCTCAAAAAGGTAAGGCTCTTCCCTAGAATAAGTGTCACGATAACGAGTTGTTAGTTCTGTATAAGAAGCAAACTTAGCAGATTCACCTGCAAAATTTCCAATTTCTTTTAAATTTGAACATGCTGTGCTGACAAAAATTAAAAGCAATAACAAAAATAAATCTTTAAGCTTCATCCCTCATCCCTCGAATTATAAGTAAGTAATTTCAATACAAAAAACATTTAGATTATCTAGTTTTAATCATACATGTTTTTTTATTCGTGTATATGGCTCACAAAATTAAAAAATGGTTTTTTAGGATTTCTATCAGATGTTACAATCGAATTAGAATTAATTTATAAGATTTATTCTAAGGGCTCAACGTTTAAATTATTTCCGAATCTATGTTTCCCTTTCTTTATTTGAGATTTAGTATTAAATACCATTGTCTGTACGCTAGAAAAACCTGATAGAGCATGAGAAGCAACCACGTTGATGCGAAGATATTGAGTATCTGAAATCCAGAGAGAACGCAAATCATCAAATGTTGCAACCCTAAATGCATAATGCGCTTCCTTATCTTTCGGGCTAAAACCGCCCAACTCATGGAAATGCGATTTTCTGAGAATGACTTCCTTTACGTGATTTACCGGTCCTCCTGGTACTTGGATAGGTGTAATTAGAATAGTTTCTATCGATATATCGAATGCTTGATACTTACTTCGATTTATGAACTTAAACGCATAACAAGGACCATCATTATTTGATTGATCTGCAATTTCTGGGCTGATTTCTATTATCGGTCTTAATTTAAAAAGCACTATTAAAAATAATCCAGAAGCTGATAGACTTGAAAAAATTCCGATTAAAATTGACTCAATCATAAAGAGCCTCAATTTGTATTTGCAGTACTAGATAATGTTGATTCTTGTGATGCCAATTCTCATTCTGGTAGCTGAGATACATTATTATAATTTTCTGAATTTATAATTTAATAGCAGTAATAGCAAAAGTACGCGGTAATTTATTGTCATAATAGTCTAATTACCATTAGTAACTTTAAGTTTTTCAATTTTCAACAATAATACCGAGACGACTCCAAACCATAGAATGGATATATACCGTAGATGTAGGTTTTATTTGACCATCAGTTGGGGGACGTGTATCAGAGTATGACCATAGCGTGGGACTAAATCCGTCAGCCTTTATACCAAGAATTCCAATTGTGTATAATGCCTTAGTCAGAGTTATTATGAAACTATGAGGGGACATATTCTCGTTTATATAAGTGTAAGCTGCTCGAATTACAGGGTCTGGACTATGCTCTCCGTTCATTGCATAATTTAATGCAAAGTTATCAATTTTTTCTTTAGTAATCATAGAAAGTTTGAATTTTGATTTCATTCGTTCAATGATCGTTAAATATTCGTTTAACTTCGGATAATGATTAAGCCATTCAAAAGTAAGATATTCAATTCGTTGTGCGGAATATTCTATTTCAGCTTCTCTAATAGATTGAACAGTAACAGACCCTTTTCCTTCAGATCGTCTCAAACACTCGTTAATAAAGGCTATAGCGTCACGTGGTCTGTAAAGCGTGCGTGTTAATAAATAATCTATAAAATCGACTTTGTTAATTGAATCAGGAAAAAGCTGCGCAAGTTTTATAGTTTTTGAAGTGTATTGTTCACTAACTAATAACTCTATACGCTTGTTTAGCAATTCTATAAGATTAGCTTTGTTCCATCTAAGATGTAAGAGAAGTGATTGATATTTTTCTTCTTGAAAGCCAGCATCCCTAGTTTTCTCAAATACACTTTGAATTAAATCTAATCTCAGGGCGATGATAATTTTCACATTTGTTATGCATCGAAATGATTTGATAGTTTCGATTAAAGCTCTAATTAATCTGAGGCGCAAATTGTCATCCACCCAATTTTCATCAAGCTTATCGATAATAATGTAATACTTTTGTTGAGAATCCGTGAATACTTCTTCAGATAAAAAAGTAAGTACATCTGACAGCTCTTTTATTTGCAGATTATTGATTACTTTCTGAACCTTGTGTACAACTTCAATTTTATTCTCTGTACCGATTTTAGATTCAGCTTTTAAAGCTAAGCTAAGTTCCGTTGAAGTAAGTCCTGTATCTGTACTTAAACGTTCTTCTAAAGTATGTGTAATCTCTTTTATTCTGTATTCAGTTTCTTGCCAAAACTTTTCTCCCCAATCTCTGAGATAGGAAAGAGCTCTTTCTTTTGTTTTATCCCTAGTTTTTAATAATGAGAGGAAGCTGGCAATCCAGCTTCTGGTATTGTCTTCATTTGTAAGCTTAAATTTCTTCTTTAGTAGCTCAACTGTAAATACGTGACGCCACAATAATGTATAAAAAATATCGAGTTTTATGCCTGCATTCACTAAAACGGGAATTATGTCTGAATTAGCCAAATAATTAAGAGATAAAGACTCAGGTTTAATTTCAATTACATTTTCCTCTTGGCTGATTTTATAAACTAATGCACTTTTCCCTGTTCCAGTGCGGCCAACTAGTATTCTATGAGAATTACTACAATCAAGAAGTGTTTGAAGGTCTCCTGTTTCAGTAAAGCAAGGAGAAAGAAAACGCACATCACTTTCTGCATCAGGTTCTCCAATCGAAGCACCTTTACGAATTCGAAAATTAATACCAGCTAATTTGTCTTTTTTACTCATTATAAATTCGATATATTATTACCCATTTAAGTAATACGGGGCTACTCATACATATACTACCAAGATTGATGCTTTTACAACAAATAAACATTGAATTAAATACAACATTGCTATTGATAGACTAAGCAAATAAGCATACACTTTTGTATATATAGTTTTTTTCTTGAGCTCATGAAATACAATGAAATGACACGAAAATAGCAGAGGTTACTAATAAATGATTGATATATTAGACGTAGACCAAGGTTCGATTCCCGCCGTACCATTTAAACATCCGAGAACATCTAACACAATCCTAAAACCCGCGTAAGAGCGGGTTTTTTATTGCATATTGATTTTTTGACACCTTATAGCACATTTTTAGATGAGGAGAGGAGCGATTAAGGTCGTTTAAAGCGCTTTTTTCTGAGAGATATCGATACAGATTTTCTTTTACGATCCTTCAGTAACTTTTTATCCCTATTTATTAATTGGAAAAAACACTATGATCCTGCGCTCTCATTTATTGTTTATTATTCTGATTGGCATTACCTTGAGTAGCATTCAATCTGTCCATGCGGATGGCTATAAACCTACAAGTGTAGATTCAATCTTGTATTTTCAGGCCGGTATTAAGGATGCTGAATACTGTTCAATGATTGTTAAAGATGGTGAATTGCTTACCATTAATAGCAATACAGGCAAGATACTAAGCAATGCTGCCATGACTTGTCCGGATATGTTTTCCTGGAAACTATTTGCCGAAGCAGTTCAGGCTAAATTCTGGTCAAACTGGGCTGATGAGAACGACAATTGGCCAGCACAGCCCTATGCACTCTGTCAGTCCGGACAAACACCTGGTAAAGATCATTGTTGTCAACCTGGATCAACAAACAACGATCTCGATCATTGTCCAGTTTATCCAGAGGTTCAGCACGCCGCTAAACTCAAAAGTCTGACTGATGCTTTGACAGAGGAAGCGCAAGTGCAGGCGCGCGATCCTGCTTTACAGCGCGATACCCGTCTACCATTCCATGACGTACTTAATCCTCTCGTTCGTATGGTTAAATTGAAGTCAATGAAGAAAGCAACAGATGCACAGATATCTTCCTGCTCTGCGGTATCTGTCGATAGTAAAACTAAGGATCTGGTACCGGATATCATAAAGAAATTTAATCCATCCGATGCAGAAAGCACAGGTCGCGTCATTCGTCAGACAAATGCTGAGCTGACCATTCGCAATAAGGTATTTCATGATTACCTTTTCACCAATAATTTATATAATGCCAACGGCGTAATAGATGTATTTAAGATTAATCAGAAAAATCTGCAAACAGAAGCACCCTATCATTTAACCAATCATTCGTCTCAGGACGGGAAGCCCGGTGCGTTGTCGCGCATAGACTTACCGCCAGATGCCATCATGATCAAGAGTAACTGGCTGCATCACGATCTTGCTGTTGCACTTGGATTGCCGGAGGACCCCAAGCAGTACATTAGCAAATTATTACAGACACAGATTGATCTTCAAGCGCTTGGTATCAGCAAATCATCCCTCACTTGCAATTTGGAAGGTATTCATCACCTAGTGGCATTCCATATTTCTTCTAAAGATATTCCCAACTGGGTATGGACCACCTTCGAGCATATTAGCCTGCCAGGTCGTTGTGATATCACCGGCTGCAATGATGCTTACGGTTATGCAAGCAGCGATAACAATCGCCCAGCTGGCACTGCGGATAATTACATCAAACCCAATCAACATAGCGATCAATTGAACTCTCCCAGTATCGTTTTCAATTCTGACAAAAGTTATCCGTTGGAAAAGATTCGCCCGGAATGGGACAAGCTGCTAACTCAATTAAATATTGCCGACGGCAGCAGCACGAGTCAGATTGAACCTGATCCGGAGGATATTGCGTGGCGTAACTTCCGCCTCAAAGGTTCGCAAGTGGAGTTTGTTAACTCAATTGGTCAATCGACGCTATTGGGTAATTCGGTAACCGAAGCTGGTTTTATGGATGGTTCGAGTTGTATTAGTTGTCACGCAAGAGCAGGTGCGGCACTGAATGGCGATGGCTCAGCTAATTTTCTTGCATTATCAGTGTTTGAGCGCAATTTGACCGACTTTGGCTATGCACGCAGCCATCACGGTATCCCTAATCCGTTCTGGTTCTACAACGATAACAACAGTCGTCCGAACATGATGATAATGCAAACAGACTTCATTTGGGGTTTTCTCAACGCCAGCCCTATCGCGACTAGTAAACCATAAAAGCAACCTCATGCTGTTTCAACCTGTGTAACCAAGTTGCGCAGGTTGAAACGATGCACATTACTATTATGCAACGTTTTACAAACAGCTATGTTGCTCCCAAGGTAATCCTTCCCAATATTAAGGTGCAATACAGTAGAATTTTCAAGTAAAGGAAAAGCTATGCAAATTTTGTCAAAAAAATGCCTACAGAATTTATTGATCGTATCCACTTTACTGCTTGGCAGTTCTTTTGCTTCGGCGGGAAAAAATCACCCCTCTTGTGCCTACGAACCAATCGATATTGAAAAATACGGCAAGCAACCGTTCCAGAATCCACCCGATCGGCACGCACAAAATGGTAGGCTCGAAACTGTACTTTCCGTACAATATACCGACCCAAAAACCACCAGTATCGCAGGCTGTGGCGTGAAACTGCGCACCTATGAAGGAAAGCTGGTGGGGCCGACATTGCGTGTCAAGCAAGGTGATATCGTCAATTTGCTGTTGAAAAACCGGTTACCGAAAGAATCACCCGATGAAATTCAGGCACAATTCGATCAGGAGAACCAAAACGCTTATCTGGATACCATTCCGGCGTCTTTCAATACCACCAATGTACACTTCCACGGCTTACACGTATCGCCCACCGGTAACAGCGACAATGTACTGCTCGCCATTTCGCCGCAAAGTAATTTCCCTTATGAAGTGACGTTGCCGAAAGACCATCCGATCGGCTCCTATTGGTATCATGCCCACGCTCATGGCTCGACATCGATTCAGGTCGGCAGCGGCATGGCAGGCGCCATTGTAATCGAGGATAATCCCAGTACCACGCCGAAAGCGCTGTTGGCCGCCAATGCCAACGAAAAAATCTTCGTACTACAAACGATTTTATACAATCAGAAAGGCGAACTGAACAATATCACCAGCCTGTTCCCTGGCCCATCCACACCCAATCCGAAAGATTGCAGCACTGCCACCAACAAGGACACATGGCCTTGCTCGCACCGGCGTATCACTATCAATGGCCAGATCGTTCCGATCATCACTATGAAACGCGGCGAAGTACAACGCTGGCGTTTGATCGATACCGCTTTTCGTGAATCCATCGCATTCGCGGTTGAGAAGCATGATTTACATGAAATTGCTTTGGACGGCAATTACCTAGGGCGCATTGATACCTGGAAAGCAGGAACGCCGATCGATCTGCAGCCAGGCTACCGTAGCGACATCTTGATTAAAGCCAGCATGAAGCCTGGAGAATATCGCATCATCGATCAGCCGACTTCTAGTTTGAAATCGCTACGGCAAGCTGATGAACCGGAAAATTTACTGGCCATTCTGAAAGTCGTTGACGAAACCAACGACATGGCTTTGCCAACCAACGAGGAAATGGCTGCGCTGGCGCCCTTTGGCAATCTCGATTTGAGCAAACAAGCTGTAGGCGTGCAGGAAGTTGCGTTCAAGCTCGGTCAGGACATGGCAGGCAAAAAAAATTACTTCCAAGTCAATTACCGCGCTTTTAATCCCGACCATGTACGTCAATTGGAGTTAGGCGCTGTCGATATGTGGTCGCTCACGACCGTGGGTGACCCGGCTGCAGTACCGGGTGCTATTCCGCCGTTACCGCATGTATTTCATATTCATGTCAATCCATTCCAGTGGCAGCGAATCGGTCCGGACGGTAAACCGCAAATGGTTTGGAAAGATACGCTATTGGTGCAAGGTCCGGCGGTGACCAATGTGTATACGCAATATCAGGCCTACACCGGAAAATTTGTCATGCATTGCCACATTCTCGATCACGAAGACTTAGGCATGATGGAAATCGAAGAAGTGATCAATACACCGGTTGCACATAGTCATTAACCATCAGAAGAACTTGCGATGCCGCCGACTGTATCAGGGGTTTTTCAACAGGCTGTCTGAGCTACATCAAACAACTTTTCTGTCCATTATTACAGAATCGTGATTTATTCGGATACCGCTTGCTTGATCAGCGCCGCCAGTGAATCCGGTAATCTGATGTGTCCTGCGAGTACGAATTGATGAGCCTGAGCGGACATCTTATTCCAAATTCTACGAATGATATCGAGCCACTTCTGTTCGTCGTATTCAGGGTGCTCGCCAGCAAAGTCGAGCAGGTAATGTTCCAAGAAAACCAGTCCGGCAACATCCTCCAATAACTGTGTATCCGGATTGGTTTTAAGCGATTTCTTGCCAACGGCCTGGGTTACGCGTGCAATGA encodes:
- a CDS encoding multicopper oxidase family protein; this encodes MQILSKKCLQNLLIVSTLLLGSSFASAGKNHPSCAYEPIDIEKYGKQPFQNPPDRHAQNGRLETVLSVQYTDPKTTSIAGCGVKLRTYEGKLVGPTLRVKQGDIVNLLLKNRLPKESPDEIQAQFDQENQNAYLDTIPASFNTTNVHFHGLHVSPTGNSDNVLLAISPQSNFPYEVTLPKDHPIGSYWYHAHAHGSTSIQVGSGMAGAIVIEDNPSTTPKALLAANANEKIFVLQTILYNQKGELNNITSLFPGPSTPNPKDCSTATNKDTWPCSHRRITINGQIVPIITMKRGEVQRWRLIDTAFRESIAFAVEKHDLHEIALDGNYLGRIDTWKAGTPIDLQPGYRSDILIKASMKPGEYRIIDQPTSSLKSLRQADEPENLLAILKVVDETNDMALPTNEEMAALAPFGNLDLSKQAVGVQEVAFKLGQDMAGKKNYFQVNYRAFNPDHVRQLELGAVDMWSLTTVGDPAAVPGAIPPLPHVFHIHVNPFQWQRIGPDGKPQMVWKDTLLVQGPAVTNVYTQYQAYTGKFVMHCHILDHEDLGMMEIEEVINTPVAHSH
- a CDS encoding P-loop ATPase, Sll1717 family, with amino-acid sequence MSKKDKLAGINFRIRKGASIGEPDAESDVRFLSPCFTETGDLQTLLDCSNSHRILVGRTGTGKSALVYKISQEENVIEIKPESLSLNYLANSDIIPVLVNAGIKLDIFYTLLWRHVFTVELLKKKFKLTNEDNTRSWIASFLSLLKTRDKTKERALSYLRDWGEKFWQETEYRIKEITHTLEERLSTDTGLTSTELSLALKAESKIGTENKIEVVHKVQKVINNLQIKELSDVLTFLSEEVFTDSQQKYYIIIDKLDENWVDDNLRLRLIRALIETIKSFRCITNVKIIIALRLDLIQSVFEKTRDAGFQEEKYQSLLLHLRWNKANLIELLNKRIELLVSEQYTSKTIKLAQLFPDSINKVDFIDYLLTRTLYRPRDAIAFINECLRRSEGKGSVTVQSIREAEIEYSAQRIEYLTFEWLNHYPKLNEYLTIIERMKSKFKLSMITKEKIDNFALNYAMNGEHSPDPVIRAAYTYINENMSPHSFIITLTKALYTIGILGIKADGFSPTLWSYSDTRPPTDGQIKPTSTVYIHSMVWSRLGIIVEN